The following proteins are co-located in the Vigna unguiculata cultivar IT97K-499-35 chromosome 9, ASM411807v1, whole genome shotgun sequence genome:
- the LOC114164681 gene encoding UDP-sugar pyrophosphorylase 1, which produces MATSLGENLKLLSDQQQALVKMLLENGQDHLFRDWPAPGVDDDSKKAFFDQLTLLDSSYPGGLQSYIKNAKRLLADSKASKNPYDGFTPSVPTGETLTFGDENFINFEETGVREARKAAFVLVAGGLGERLGYSGIKVALPAETTTGTCFIQHYIESILALQEASSQGESQTPIPLVIMTSDDTHGRTLELLQSNSYFGMQPTQVTLLKQEKVACLEDNDARLALEPQNKYKIQTKPHGHGDVHSLLYSSGILKVWHDAGLKWVLFFQDTNGLLFKAIPAALGVSASKQYHVNSLAVPRKAKEAIGGITRLTHSDGRSMVINVEYNQLDPLLRASGYPEGDVNCETGFSLFPGNINQLILELGPYIEELSKTGGAIQEFVNPKYKDASKTSFKSSTRLECMMQDYPKTLPPSARVGFTVMETWLAYAPVKNNAEDAAKIPKGNPYHSATSGEMAIYRANSIILKKAGVQVAEPVLQVFNGQEVEVWPRITWKPKWGLTFSRIKSKVSGNNSISQRSTLAIKGKNIFIQNLSLDGALIIDAVDDAEVNVNGSVQNKGWILETVDYKDTKEPEVLRIRGFKFNKTEQLEKKYSEPGKFDLKA; this is translated from the exons ATGGCTACCTCTCTCGGCGAGAACCTCAAGCTTCTCTCTGATCAACAG CAAGCGTTGGTGAAGATGCTGTTGGAAAACGGCCAAGACCACCTGTTTCGAGACTGGCCTGCTCCCGGCGTCGACGACGATAGCAAGAAAGCGTTCTTCGATCAG TTGACTCTACTCGATTCGAGTTACCCTGGCGGTTTGCAATCTTACATCAAAAACGCTAAACGGCTCCTGGCTGATTCTAAGGCTAGCAAAAACCCTTACGATGGTTTCACTCCTTCC GTTCCAACGGGTGAGACTTTGACTTTTGGTGATGAGAATTTCATCAACTTTGAGGAAACAGGTGTGCGTGAGGCTCGGAAAGCTGCGTTTGTTCTTGTTGCCGGTGGTCTTGGTGAGCGTTTAGGATACAGTGGGATTAAG GTTGCTCTTCCTGCAGAAACCACTACTGGAACATGTTTCATACAGCATTACATTGAATCTATATTGGCTCTTCAAGAAGCCAGCTCACAAG GTGAATCCCAAACTCCGATTCCTCTTGTTATTATGACATCTGATGACACTCATGGGCGCACTTTAGAGCTATTGCAATCAAATTCTTATTTTGGTATGCAACCCACACAAGTAACACTTTTAAAGCAG GAAAAAGTTGCATGCTTAGAAGACAATGATGCCAGGCTTGCATTGGAACCACAAAACAAGTACAAAATTCAG ACAAAACCTCATGGACATGGTGATGTGCATTCACTTCTTTATTCAAGCGGGATTCTGAAAGTATG GCATGATGCTGGGTTGAAATGGGTTCTATTTTTCCAAGATACAAATGGTCTTCTGTTCAAG GCAATTCCAGCGGCATTGGGTGTCAGTGCTTCCAAACAGTACCATGTTAACTCTCTTGCAGTACCTCGGAAAGCAAAAGAAGCTATTGGTGGAATCACCCGACTCACTCACTCTGATG GAAGGTCTATGGTGATAAATGTGGAGTACAATCAGCTAGATCCTCTTCTCAGAGCAAGTGGATACCCTGAAGGCGATGTAAATTGTGAGACTGGCTTCTCCCTTTTCCCTGGAAATATTAACCAA TTGATTTTAGAGCTTGGTCCTTACATTGAAGAGCTCTCAAAAACAGGAGGTGCCATACAGGAGTTCGTTAACCCAAA ATATAAAGATGCCAGCAAAACTTCATTTAAGTCCTCAACTCGACTTGAATGTATGATGCAAGACTATCCAAAAACATTGCCCCCATCTGCCAGGGTTGGGTTCACG GTGATGGAAACATGGCTTGCTTATGCACCTGTGAAGAATAATGCTGAGGATGCTGCTAAG ATACCGAAGGGAAATCCATATCATAGTGCAACCTCTGGAGAAATGGCAATCTATCGTGCAAATAGCATTATTCTCAAAAAG GCCGGCGTCCAAGtagcagagccagttttacagGTGTTCAATGGCCAAGAGGTTGAAGTTTGGCCTCGCATCACGTGGAAACCCAAATGGGGTCTAACTTTTTCTCGGATTAAGAGCAAAGTCAGTGGAAATAACTCCATTTCCCAAAGGTCTACACTGGCCATCaagggtaaaaatatttttattcaaaatctgTCGTTAGATGGGGCTCTCATCATTGATGCAGTGGATGATGCAGAG gtAAACGTGAATGGTTCAGTTCAAAACAAGGGTTGGATCCTTGAAACTGTTGATTACAAAGATACGAAGGAGCCTGAGGTATTGAGAATCAGgggttttaaatttaacaaaactgAGCAGCTGGAAAAGAAATACTCTGAGCCAGGCAAATTTGACTTGAAGGCTTGA